In Streptomyces sp. NBC_00878, a single window of DNA contains:
- a CDS encoding ABC transporter permease — MPTQQIGVTAPVLKKPEPPAEPSPARVTIRGTAHLPRRRLSVPRSVRRAAGPVGLVLLWLLGSVTGVLPESVLASPVDVVDQAVELTKNGELPSAIAASGRRAATGFLIGGTVALSLSLLAGLFRLGEDVIDSSMGMFRAIPWVGLIPLFIVWFGIEETPKIALVALGVTYPLYFNIYGGIRSTDAGLVEAARMMGLGRLGLIRYVILPSALPGALVGLRYALSTAWLALVFAEQINADAGLGYLMSNAQQYFRTDVIVLCLAVYALLGLACDFAVRVLSRRLLGWRASFDGEA, encoded by the coding sequence ATGCCGACGCAACAGATCGGGGTGACAGCCCCGGTACTGAAGAAGCCCGAACCGCCCGCCGAGCCCTCACCGGCCCGCGTCACCATCCGCGGTACGGCGCACCTCCCCCGCCGCCGCCTGTCCGTCCCCCGTTCCGTACGCCGGGCCGCCGGACCGGTCGGGCTGGTGCTCCTGTGGCTCCTGGGCTCCGTCACCGGTGTGCTCCCGGAGTCCGTGCTCGCCTCGCCCGTGGACGTCGTGGACCAGGCCGTCGAGCTGACCAAGAACGGCGAACTGCCCAGCGCCATCGCCGCGTCGGGGCGCCGCGCGGCGACGGGCTTCCTCATCGGAGGCACGGTCGCGCTGTCGCTGTCCCTGCTCGCCGGGCTGTTCCGGCTCGGGGAGGACGTCATCGACTCCTCCATGGGCATGTTCCGGGCGATTCCGTGGGTCGGTCTGATCCCGCTGTTCATCGTCTGGTTCGGCATCGAGGAGACGCCGAAGATCGCGCTGGTGGCCCTCGGCGTGACCTACCCGCTGTACTTCAACATCTACGGCGGCATCCGTTCCACCGACGCCGGGCTCGTCGAGGCCGCACGGATGATGGGGCTCGGCAGGCTCGGTCTGATCCGGTACGTCATCCTGCCGAGCGCGCTGCCCGGGGCCCTCGTGGGACTCCGGTACGCCCTCTCCACCGCCTGGCTGGCCCTCGTCTTCGCCGAGCAGATCAACGCCGACGCCGGGCTCGGCTATCTGATGAGCAACGCCCAGCAGTACTTCCGTACGGACGTCATCGTGCTGTGCCTCGCCGTGTACGCGCTGCTCGGCCTCGCCTGCGACTTCGCCGTACGGGTCCTCTCGCGCCGCCTGTTGGGCTGGCGTGCCTCCTTCGACGGCGAGGCGTGA
- a CDS encoding sulfurtransferase — MSARVTTTVAELRELLASGQPPVVLDVRWALGDPHGRDHYTAGHIPGAVYVDLDRELAGPPSPEGGRHPLPDLVDLQAAARSWGLGGGRPVVVHDDLGNTAAARAWWLLRWAGVPEVTLLDGALGAWRAAGLPLESGPGAPEPGDVVLRPGGLPATDADGAARLAVAGLLLDARAGERYRGEQEPVDPRAGHIPGAVSAPTGENLAADGTFLPPEVLRKRFEDRGAGDAAEIGVYCGSGVTAAHQIAALAIAGFDATLFPGSWSAWSADPDRPAATGSLPS; from the coding sequence GCGGAACTGCGCGAGCTGCTCGCCTCCGGGCAGCCGCCCGTCGTGCTCGACGTGCGCTGGGCGCTGGGTGACCCGCACGGCCGGGACCACTACACGGCCGGCCACATCCCGGGGGCCGTGTACGTCGACCTGGACCGCGAGCTGGCCGGTCCGCCGAGCCCGGAGGGCGGCCGTCATCCGCTGCCGGACCTCGTGGATCTGCAGGCCGCGGCGCGGAGTTGGGGTCTCGGGGGCGGGCGTCCGGTCGTCGTCCACGACGACCTGGGCAACACGGCGGCGGCGCGTGCCTGGTGGCTGCTGCGCTGGGCCGGAGTGCCGGAAGTGACCCTGCTGGACGGGGCGTTGGGCGCGTGGCGGGCGGCGGGGCTGCCTCTGGAGTCGGGTCCGGGCGCACCGGAGCCGGGGGACGTCGTCCTCCGGCCGGGCGGGCTGCCGGCGACGGACGCGGACGGGGCGGCCCGACTGGCCGTCGCGGGGCTGCTGTTGGACGCCCGCGCCGGAGAGCGCTATCGCGGTGAGCAGGAGCCGGTCGACCCTCGCGCGGGCCACATCCCGGGCGCGGTCTCCGCCCCGACCGGCGAGAACCTCGCGGCCGACGGGACGTTCCTGCCGCCGGAGGTGCTGCGCAAGCGGTTCGAGGACCGGGGTGCCGGAGACGCGGCGGAGATCGGCGTGTACTGCGGGTCCGGTGTCACCGCGGCCCATCAGATCGCGGCCCTCGCGATCGCCGGTTTCGACGCGACGCTCTTCCCCGGCTCCTGGTCGGCCTGGTCCGCCGATCCCGACCGCCCCGCGGCGACCGGTTCCCTGCCGTCCTGA
- a CDS encoding ABC transporter ATP-binding protein yields MGNSVEIRGLSRAFDGNTVLHELDLDIREGEFVALLGHSGCGKSTLLRILAGLDDEIGGEVTVPARRSAAFQSPRLLPWLKVWRNVVLGLPGRPDRALADKALDEVGIAERATVWPKTLSGGQAQRVSLARALVREPELLLLDEPFGALDALTRGKVQQLVAELWERHGCAILLVTHDVEEALLLADRVLVMDEGRIAHEVTVELPRPRDLTAPEFVTLRARLLGWLGVTHTGTSDVPNSRTPNSRTPEGNTS; encoded by the coding sequence GTGGGGAACAGCGTCGAGATCCGGGGGCTGTCCCGCGCGTTCGACGGCAACACCGTGCTGCACGAGCTCGATCTCGACATCCGTGAGGGCGAGTTCGTGGCCCTGCTCGGCCACAGCGGCTGTGGCAAGTCGACCCTGTTGCGCATCCTGGCCGGGCTCGACGACGAGATCGGCGGCGAGGTGACCGTGCCCGCCCGGCGCAGCGCCGCGTTCCAGTCGCCGCGGCTGCTGCCCTGGCTGAAGGTGTGGCGCAATGTCGTCCTCGGGCTGCCCGGCCGGCCCGACCGGGCGCTGGCCGACAAGGCGCTGGACGAGGTCGGGATCGCCGAGCGGGCCACCGTCTGGCCCAAGACGCTCTCCGGTGGTCAGGCCCAGCGCGTCTCGCTGGCCCGTGCCCTCGTCCGCGAGCCCGAACTCCTGCTCCTGGACGAGCCGTTCGGCGCCCTCGACGCGCTGACCCGCGGCAAGGTGCAGCAGCTCGTCGCCGAGCTGTGGGAGCGGCACGGCTGCGCGATCCTCCTGGTCACGCATGACGTGGAGGAGGCACTGCTGCTCGCCGACCGCGTCCTGGTGATGGACGAGGGGCGCATCGCCCACGAGGTCACCGTCGAGCTGCCCCGCCCCCGCGATCTGACCGCCCCCGAGTTCGTCACGCTCCGCGCCCGCCTGCTCGGCTGGCTCGGCGTCACCCACACCGGCACCTCCGACGTCCCCAACTCCCGTACCCCCAACTCCCGTACCCCCGAAGGGAACACCTCGTGA